From the genome of Catalinimonas alkaloidigena, one region includes:
- the metE gene encoding 5-methyltetrahydropteroyltriglutamate--homocysteine S-methyltransferase produces MTTHLLGYPRLGARREMKRACEQYWAGKASLEDLREAGRAQRHYNWSVQQQVGLDWLPVNDFSFYDQVLDTSLMVGAVPERFHFLREGAPEELLFAMARGYQQGDHDVIALEMTKWFDTNYHYLVPEFTADESFSFFSTKVVDEFREAQALGHAAKPVLVGPVSYLLLGKAKDSELDRLSLLERLLPVYAVALQALQDAGAEWVQLDEPFLAMDLCPAATAAYSYAYRALRRAVPELKLLVATYFGDLRENQSLALSLPVDALHLDLVRGPEQLASVLAERPEALTLSLGLVDGRNVWKNDFAASRRSIELAQAQCPADKLWLSASCSLLHVPFDLEQETQEDVLTPEIKNWLAFAKQKAEEVVLLARLATDEGKATYRAALDANQQAMDSRRQSPLVHRPTVQQRLRQVTPDDTRRQSAFPVRQAAQHARFHLPYFPTTTIGSFPQTPDVRRLRAQLRRGDLTLQQYEATLEEKTRDVIHRQEALGLDVLVHGEYERNDMVEYFGEQLDGITFTEHGWVQSYGSRGVKPPIIFGDVERPQPMTVRWADFAQQQTDKPVKGMLTGPITILQWSFVRNDQPRRDTARQIALAIREEVVDLERAHIGIIQIDEPALREGLPLRRADWPAYLDWSTEAFRLAASGVRDDTQIHTHMCYSEFNDILDAIAALDADVITVETSRSQMELLEAFAAFAYPNEIGPGVYDIHSPRVPTAEEMQALMEKAARVIPARNLWVNPDCGLKTRGWPETEAALRNMVLVARQLREEYAPTLL; encoded by the coding sequence ATGACAACACATCTGTTAGGCTATCCTCGCCTCGGGGCCCGGCGCGAAATGAAGCGCGCCTGCGAGCAGTACTGGGCTGGGAAAGCCTCCCTGGAAGACCTGCGGGAGGCGGGTCGTGCGCAGCGCCACTACAACTGGTCGGTGCAGCAACAGGTAGGCCTCGACTGGCTACCGGTAAACGATTTCTCGTTTTACGATCAGGTGCTGGATACCTCGCTTATGGTGGGGGCCGTACCGGAGCGTTTCCATTTCCTGCGGGAAGGCGCGCCGGAGGAGCTCCTCTTTGCCATGGCGCGGGGCTACCAACAGGGCGACCACGACGTGATTGCCCTGGAGATGACCAAGTGGTTCGACACCAACTACCATTACCTAGTGCCGGAATTCACCGCCGACGAGTCGTTCTCGTTTTTCTCCACCAAGGTGGTCGACGAATTCCGGGAGGCGCAGGCCCTGGGCCACGCTGCCAAACCGGTGCTGGTGGGTCCCGTTTCGTACCTGTTGCTGGGCAAGGCCAAAGACTCGGAATTGGATCGCCTTTCGCTGCTGGAGCGCCTCCTGCCCGTCTACGCAGTAGCGCTGCAGGCCCTGCAAGACGCCGGCGCGGAGTGGGTGCAACTCGACGAGCCGTTCCTGGCGATGGACCTCTGCCCGGCGGCAACGGCAGCTTATTCGTATGCCTATCGGGCATTGCGGCGAGCCGTCCCCGAGTTGAAGCTACTCGTGGCGACCTACTTCGGTGACCTACGCGAGAATCAGTCGCTGGCCCTTTCCCTGCCCGTCGACGCGTTGCACCTCGATCTGGTGCGGGGTCCTGAGCAACTGGCCTCGGTCCTGGCCGAACGCCCCGAAGCCCTGACGCTATCGCTCGGGCTGGTCGACGGACGCAACGTCTGGAAAAACGATTTTGCCGCTTCCCGCCGCTCGATAGAACTGGCGCAGGCGCAATGCCCTGCCGACAAGCTGTGGCTCTCGGCGTCGTGTTCGCTGCTGCACGTGCCTTTCGATCTGGAGCAGGAAACCCAGGAAGACGTGCTGACGCCGGAGATCAAAAACTGGCTGGCCTTCGCCAAACAAAAGGCCGAAGAAGTCGTGTTGCTGGCCCGGTTGGCGACCGACGAAGGCAAAGCCACTTACCGGGCGGCGCTGGACGCCAACCAACAGGCCATGGACAGCCGCCGTCAGTCGCCTCTCGTTCACCGGCCCACCGTGCAGCAGCGCCTGCGTCAGGTGACACCGGACGATACCCGCCGCCAGAGCGCCTTCCCGGTGCGACAGGCCGCCCAGCACGCGCGTTTCCACCTCCCCTACTTTCCCACCACCACCATCGGCTCGTTTCCGCAGACCCCCGACGTGCGTCGCCTGCGGGCCCAGCTCCGGCGCGGTGACCTGACCCTGCAACAGTACGAAGCAACGCTGGAAGAAAAGACGCGGGACGTGATTCACCGGCAGGAAGCATTGGGACTAGATGTCTTGGTACACGGGGAGTACGAACGCAACGACATGGTAGAGTACTTCGGTGAGCAGCTCGACGGTATTACGTTTACAGAGCACGGCTGGGTACAGAGCTACGGTTCGCGCGGCGTGAAACCGCCGATCATTTTCGGTGACGTGGAGCGTCCGCAGCCCATGACCGTCCGGTGGGCCGACTTTGCCCAGCAGCAGACCGACAAACCGGTGAAGGGCATGCTGACCGGACCGATCACGATCCTGCAATGGTCGTTCGTGCGCAACGACCAGCCCCGCCGCGACACCGCCCGCCAGATTGCGCTGGCCATTCGGGAAGAAGTGGTGGACCTGGAACGCGCCCACATCGGCATCATCCAGATCGACGAACCGGCCCTTCGGGAAGGCTTGCCCCTCCGTCGTGCCGACTGGCCTGCCTACCTGGACTGGTCGACCGAAGCGTTTCGCCTGGCGGCTTCCGGAGTGCGGGACGACACGCAGATTCACACCCACATGTGTTACTCGGAGTTCAACGACATCCTGGACGCCATCGCCGCACTGGATGCCGACGTGATCACGGTCGAGACGTCGCGTTCGCAGATGGAGTTACTGGAGGCGTTTGCCGCCTTCGCCTACCCGAACGAGATCGGACCGGGCGTCTACGACATCCACTCGCCGCGCGTGCC